In the Oncorhynchus keta strain PuntledgeMale-10-30-2019 chromosome 14, Oket_V2, whole genome shotgun sequence genome, one interval contains:
- the LOC118377972 gene encoding uncharacterized protein LOC118377972: protein MSPALSTISSKHTDSVANEIIGSNANDMKSIFLLTESPTTLWQADSMLQLSDEKPSEDTNAAAVSPQTGVEVSEKKMWITAKTIYHNMKAKMRNYFSFQRQAKATKAEWEFSLPGTPIPSELPVSPAQPIVRCSVIDMSKSTKPKTMVCDARISMFAIADTIMKKEYPEAEGQVTSHPDLTDAIARLEELISQGRIGALSRDLSHQVNRIISDSNLTPLGLTVAAGKSASDTILSNLKRNDMLGKPTTYELVQLFVEESVKCLLLPSFVPYSTSMTLVQGAKVLARVSEDRISCSSSSSVFSDTVSLFTKVMVSQVMYSVDSDAESRGSSPTESLQTSETTISDVGNRLLASLWQQARPPMQHKS from the coding sequence ATGTCGCCAGCATTATCCACCATTTCCTCAAAGCATACAGATTCAGTTGCTAATGAAATTATTGGATCAAATGCAAATGATATGAAGAGCATTTTCCTGCTCACAGAGTCTCCTACTACTCTATGGCAGGCAGACTCTATGCTTCAACTGAGTGATGAGAAACCCTCAGAAGACACGAATGCTGCAGCTGTAAGCCCCCAGACTGGTGTGGAAGTATCTGAGAAGAAAATGTGGATAACTGCAAAGACTATTTACCACAATATGAAGGCAAAGATGAGGAATTATTTCTCATTCCAAAGACAAGCCAAAGCAACGAAGGCAGAGTGGGAATTTTCACTCCCTGGCACTCCCATTCCTTCTGAGTTACCTGTGAGTCCTGCTCAGCCCATTGTAAGATGCTCAGTCATTGACATGAGCAAATCTACTAAGCCAAAAACAATGGTGTGTGATGCAAGAATAAGCATGTTTGCCATAGCCGATACTATCATGAAGAAGGAATATCCAGAGGCAGAAGGGCAGGTTACGTCTCACCCTGATCTAACAGATGCAATAGCTAGATTGGAGGAGCTCATATCTCAGGGTAGGATTGGTGCTCTCTCCCGTGATCTCAGTCACCAAGTCAACCGCATCATTTCTGATAGCAACTTGACCCCTCTGGGACTGACAGTGGCGGCTGGAAAGAGTGCATCTGATACCATCCTTTCGAATCTGAAGAGGAATGACATGTTGGGGAAGCCCACAACTTACGAGCTGGTTCAGCTGTTTGTAGAGGAGTCTGTTAAGTGCCTCCTGCTTCCTAGTTTTGTGCCCTATTCAACTTCAATGACTTTGGTTCAGGGGGCCAAGGTGTTGGCTAGAGTGTCTGAAGATAGAATTTCATGCTCTTCTTCTTCATCAGTATTTAGTGACACAGTCAGTCTCTTTACCAAAGTTATGGTAAGCCAGGTCATGTACTCTGTGGATTCTGATGCAGAAAGTAGAGGATCCTCTCCAACTGAATCTCTCCAAACATCTGAAACCACTATATCTGATGTAGGCAATCGCCTTCTGGCGTCATTATGGCAACAAGCGAGACCTCCAATGCAGCACAAATCTTAA